Proteins from a genomic interval of Crassostrea angulata isolate pt1a10 chromosome 7, ASM2561291v2, whole genome shotgun sequence:
- the LOC128157536 gene encoding myomegalin-like isoform X2 — MNRSKQYDATLPLSVEDSLNTDKLQMDLTAGPYLEYPDGTVPMVTKMNTGRMSPVRSRTMKEYDSQITDLKKENFNLKLRIYFMEERMQQRLGDGDDVFKINIELKVEVETLKKELKEKQELLKKASEAIEALAAKREEDLQEIREELEQEMSSTRARLEEEVECKKKEVEASQKSLQEATHQLTDLENRNEQLVMEIRHLEQSKEIQLQSLKEDLDAQKRELTAQIAENQQNLGEMDHLLKMKEDLEERVESLEKELSRKDRDMEHLSYIVKDTTQVESQSFLAPRHLQDEVDDQKSELSTLKSKVEDLKEDANKKNEMIGKLEDLLKANEEEKKDALKKLKESENKLQKQNDLQPLWDSTVKGLHQDLKKRNKESFIFELTYLEIQVDDLKDKLERKEEELRQCQDDLHSMSVKKQKEVDKQHEDIVFLEDSLSSMKVQLKERELQVENLLKNLGKKEGELEGFKELLNKAETALRQSEDAVQDLQCQLKKEKEIASEDYKSQHLQFKVDDFEAQLQTKDKIIQQLTEGLKDKERQMQQCMEIFRPTPQEDGSVKDKWIRELQSRLQEKENAVEESLNEKMKLADEKDAEIRQLKREIRDKEHEMDRANQMLLTAEQTIECLEKEGDEKDKTLKQLTNALKAAQQSLEDAVAEHKQEMQKKKDEIERLKKEITVPDVESKGSENADTMNSLLRKLRDKDEDLLKQAEKHDNEINKLDKEIHNLKAELAKVQRELQAVENRCGWSEKRNQDTLDDLRETIKEKDKMIQALVASGQDKERLIGDLQGVNTPVDVVSLQNQLEKLKNELQDKNDLLDSWRFSENDQVTSEQMDNLKSELEAAKDDLRKAFRREEIIQQELYDHRQKFPTQGGERHKVEIEVRNVCEHHSEGSPGQTGQGQTEDEGQKLKSALEKQLSELEKLSEAIKRERQIIQDLNEIEPKINGAFDNDLETELKKVQDLRKELETVLDKNNKMTTNLQQQYIMYKRKFSDDYTTGMVSELTSDLDGLKRELEQKKHENNTLLAQLYDIQYNHRDHDMLHEGVQTSPRSENRWSMSSSTSSSSSPEFDVPLNRQTLSDMSAPMLRRYIRQIQKQLDISSHEKEELQERLNLSQRVNAREIPGKNEDDFNSVPHLRMEVQSLQSKLSAVESDLKVLRKKFGLEENSPCKYSELPNVFDLQRENVKLKNDYQNAMEKVSCLQEQINNSLRMQRGKFDKHSQTVAWSGLIPALGPKSLDLKCQNKKNSSQIPRPHKPGHPMNGDQLHLKKPEILREMLSESKNRISDLEAKLEATEGTVRIQTQKMKHYKAILQEHGLVAKSPCVSRSHSETNLAAAMATASKIPVRKRAMSIEHLHSIDINQPNGQSRHGSDSSEGSQEETLLPSQTLVNLQERISVLQQDLQETKDNNSKLQQKISAQQNSEQVIAELKTQLGQSREAIDSLEKQLKSYQGSSMQEVLELQRDEIAGLRRRLCDSQNSCVQLNQWLGDLSGVLEGLRDGEGQYASIKQKVQQTRKVAKSLSHILDSDSDDSGNEGCPPQSNHSPVKSPKKEAKRLAEELESKEAEIKSLKEELEEKKSFIGRLNTNLLVAQRQLLIWQDCGKGSSTSGTSAADGNVFESGRQGPREGFLRDSLSPSSQTSNRLAGEQDTSIEKVRHGSGMTQSSRRSSEDIEVQDTTVTSTHTQGSVHSRRDRIRDMDKVDSGRKDNVPYGMFGFCSDERLYGNARFADRDMFEQSLSMNGHGEMSFLENKDFYEDVSKFSELDDTRVTQRSSFMNRSAAVQTEEVHQLKSRLNVMEDLNKTLKDELEAYENLCSSVGIKSSPRKSPRKSTDDSDLLREHLSEIRALRIKLEKSLKDSEKLSQKLQQDMEESHTSNNTTNVYMYTQHQAHINELQRAIDKLKAQLREKENCITEKITIIREKERIIHDSKTVITGKDEKINEILKEKEELKLSNQQTLVVQQRRIEKQDETMRQLRDKLELQVESLHQQESKLKEQYEVIQKQELQLTQVQDKLSVKESTLEKQYELLHQQDLQIDKQRELINQKDQTYRSLEEELESTTAKLQQLQRVATTTTDEESAEQWRKEAQGLREQMERLEKTVSSQNKKMRQQEQWLTEKDKTNYKLQQIRDRLDDNLKKSAKEIKRLKEEMRTLRDQVQENKDLNKTLKLELSVYEKLENTENQGWSNGDGKSGGFDMREFLTEIRHLRSQLERCIDTNNELRKKLEEHLVAKNQRQRVSMTNVYYAKDPSPVTSQGTDAPDGLPSTEQMSGGFKVRHESVEIMRGTADHDSMNSVSQDSCISDCASGTSSNFGKPGFGISTWPLTADNPLQAMKSKSSPGGTLDRVDLSVMSTKLHHSDGNLSYHVDDPPCLVAEMTSHRVDSDLRTLFAIGKLDDYEKLKKECGETSVVLKGMEARIQERLKIFRNMSPRENMEYSTLKELSLSVENLRICLNEEKSLLSCFWTSSLPKEGVESKLLFENESLKNELLAIKSKYSFLSQFVQSAEERLHATNQQKQNMEDFIYRQYDKLLTSVLTTGQFNLAMVPGGTACKKDYQSDGACPWKL, encoded by the exons atgaatagGTCAAAGCAGTACGACGCAACCTTGCCACTAAGTGTTGAAGACAG CTTGAACACAGATAAATTACAGATGGATCTGACCGCTGGACCATACCTAGAGTACCCTGATGGGACTGTGCCAA TGGTGACGAAAATGAACACTGGTCGGATGTCGCCTGTTCGGTCTCGCACCATGAAAGAATACGACTCG CAAATTACAGACTTGAAGAAAGAGAACTTTAATTTAAAGTTAcggatttatttcatggaagagAGAATGCAGCAGAGATTAGGGGATGGAGATGATGTGTTTAAAATT aatatTGAACTAAAAGTGGAAGTAGAGACCttgaaaaaagaattgaaagaaaaacaagagtTACTGAAAAAGGCATC GGAAGCGATAGAAGCCCTGGCCGCCAAGCGAGAGGAAGACCTGCAAGAAATCCGAGAGGAGCTAGAGCAGGAAATGTCGAGCACCAGGGCCAGACTGGAGGAGGAGGTGGAGTGTAAAAAGAAG GAGGTAGAAGCTTCCCAGAAGTCTCTACAAGAGGCCACTCACCAGCTGACCGATCTGGAGAACAGGAATGAACAGCTGGTGATGGAAATCCGGCATCTGGAGCAATCCAAGGAAATCCAGCTTCAG TCACTGAAAGAGGATTTGGATGCTCAAAAAAG GGAACTAACAGCTCAGATAGCAGAGAATCAGCAAAACCTGGGAGAGATGGACCATCTCCTGAAGATGAAGGAAGACCTAGAGGAGAGGGTGGAATCCCTGGAAAAGGAACTCTCCCGGAAAGACCGCGATATGGAG CATTTGTCATATATTGTCAAAGACACCACACAGGTAGAGAGTCAGTCCTTCCTGGCCCCCCGCCACCTACAG GATGAGGTGGATGATCAGAAATCTGAATTGTCTACCTTGAAATCCAAAGTGGAAGATCTCAAGGAAGATGCTAacaagaaaaatgaaatgatcgGA AAACTGGAAGATCTGCTGAAAGCCAATGAGGAAGAAAAGAAA gaTGCACTTAAAAAACTTAAAGAGTCAGAAAACAAATTGCAAAAGCAGAACGACTTACAGCCACTATGGGACTCGACGGTTAAAGGGCTGCATCAGGacttgaaaaaaagaaacaaggaG AGTTTTATTTTTGAGTTAACATATTTGGAAATTCAG GTTGATGACCTGAAAGACAAACTGGAGAGGAAGGAGGAGGAGCTACGACAGTGCCAGGATGACCTGCACTCCATGTCAGTCAAGAAGCAGAAG GAAGTAGACAAACAGCATGAAGACATTGTGTTTTTAGAAGACAGTTTGTCCAGCATGAAAGTTCAACTGAAGGAAAGAGAACTGCAAGTGGAG AACTTGCTGAAAAACCTGGGTAAGAAGGAGGGCGAGCTGGAGGGGTTCAAGGAGCTGCTAAACAAGGCGGAGACAGCTCTACGGCAGAGTGAGGATGCTGTACAG GATCTTCAGTGCCAGcttaagaaagaaaaagagattGCTTCAGAGGACTACAAATCTCAACACCTACAG TTTAAGGTGGATGATTTTGAGGCTCAGCTACAGACCAAGGACAAGATCATCCAGCAGCTGACAGAGGGACTGAAGGACAAGGAGCGGCAGATGCAGCAGTGTATGGAGATCTTCAGACCCACCCCACAG GAGGACGGCTCTGTGAAAGACAAATGGATCCGAGAGTTGCAGAGTAGGCTCCAGGAGAAGGAGAATGCTGTAGAG GAATCGCTGAATGAGAAAATGAAGTTAGCTGATGAGAAGGATGCAGAAATTCGGCAGTTGAAGCGTGAAATTCGTGACAAAGAGCATGAGATGGATCGAGCCAATCAGATGTTGCTGACAGCAGAACAGACCATCGAG tGTCTAGAGAAGGAGGGAGATGAAAAAGACAAGACACTGAAACAGCTGACAAATGCACTGAAGGCGGCTCAGCAGTCTCTAGAG GATGCAGTGGCAGAACACAAGCAGGAGATGCAGAAGAAAAAAGATGAGATAGAAAGATTGAAGAAAGAAATAACAGTACCAGATGTGGAATCAAAG ggATCAGAGAATGCAGATACAATGAATAGCTTGCTGAGGAAATTACGCGACAAAGACGAAGACTTGCTGAAACAGGCAGAAAAACACgacaatgaaataaacaagCTGGACAAGGAAATTCACAACCTTAAAGCAGAGCTTGCCAAGGTTCAGAGAGAACTCCAG gcTGTGGAAAACCGGTGTGGGTGgtctgaaaaaagaaatcaagatACCCTGGATGATTTAAGAGAGACGATAAAAGAAAAGGATAAAATGATACAG GCATTAGTTGCTAGTGGACAAGATAAAGAGAGACTAATTGGTGATCTTCAAGGTGTAAACACACCAGTAGATGTTGTCAGCCTCCAGAATCAGCTAGAAAAACTCAAAAATGAACTGCAGGACAAAAATG ATTTGCTTGATTCCTGGCGATTCAGTGAAAATGATCAAGTTACCAGTGAGCAAATGGACAATCTGAAATCGGAACTGGAGGCAGCTAAAGACGATCTAAGGAAGGCCTTTAGGAGGGAGGAAATCATTCAACAAGAACTG TATGACCATAGACAGAAATTTCCCACGCAGGGAGGAGAGAGGCACAAGGTGGAGATAGAGGTGCGGAATGTGTGTGAGCATCACTCCGAGGGCAGCCCTGGACAGACGGGTCAAGGTCAAACGGAGGATGAAGGTCAAAAG TTAAAGAGTGCACTTGAAAAACAACTGTCAGAGCTAGAGAAGTTAAGTGAGGCCATCAAAAGGGAAAGACAAATCATACAGGACTTGAATGAAATTGAACCAAAAATAAATGG TGCTTTTGATAATGATTTGGAGACAGAGTTGAAAAAAGTGCAAGATTTGCGAAAAGAATTGGAGACCGTTCTGGATAAGAACAACAAGATGACAACCAACTTGCAACAGCAGTACATAATGTATAAAAGGAAGTTCAGTGATG ATTACACGACTGGAATGGTGAGTGAGTTGACCTCTGACCTGGATGGACTGAAGAGAGAACTAGAGCAGAAGAAGCATGAGAACAACACCCTGCTGGCTCAACTGTACGACATCCAGTACAACCACAGGGACCACGACATGCTGCACGAGGGGGTGCAGACATCCCCACGGAGCGAGAATCGCTGGAGCATGTCCTCCAGTACTAGTTCCTCATCCTCGCCGGAGTTTGACGTTCCTCTGAATCGGCAGACCTTGTCAGACATGAGTGCTCCTATGCTGAGGCGCTACATCCGACAAATCCAGAAGCAGCTCGATATCTCTTCACACGAGAAGGAGGAGCTTCAGGAGAGGTTGAATCTGTCGCAGAGAGTGAATGCTCGGGAAATTCCAGGAAAGAATGAGGATGATTTTAACAGTGTTCCCCATCTCAGAATGGAGGTTCAGAGTTTGCAGAGCAAGTTGTCTGCAGTAGAGAGTGATTTGAAAGTGTTGAGAAAGAAGTTTGGTTTAGAGGAGAACAGTCCATGTAAATATTCTGAACTGCCAAATGTGTTTGATCTTCAAAGAGAAAATGTGAAATTGAAGAACGATTATCAAAATGCGATGGAGAAGGTATCTTGTTTGCAAGAACAGATAAATAATTCTTTGAGAATGCAAAGGGGAAAATTTGATAAACACAGTCAAACTGTGGCTTGGAGTGGCTTGATTCCAGCTTTGGGACCGAAATCATTGGACTTGAAATGCCAGAATAAAAAGAACTCGAGTCAAATACCTCGACCCCACAAACCAGGCCATCCCATGAATGGAGATCAACTACATCTAAAAAAACCTGAAATCCTAAGAGAAATGTTATCCGAGTCTAAAAATAGAATCAGTGACCTGGAGGCTAAACTAGAGGCCACAGAGGGTACGGTTAGAATACAAACACAGAAGATGAAGCACTACAAGGCCATTCTCCAGGAGCACGGCCTAGTGGCCAAAAGTCCATGTGTCAGCCGATCTCATAGCGAGACCAATCTTGCTGCTGCCATGGCAACTGCCTCCAAAATCCCTGTCCGAAAAAGAGCAATGTCCATTGAGCACCTCCATTCTATCGACATTAACCAACCTAATGGACAAAGCAGACAT GGTAGTGACAGCAGTGAGGGGTCACAGGAGGAAACCCTGCTCCCCTCCCAGACACTGGTCAACCTCCAGGAGAGAATATCCGTGCTTCAGCAGGACCTGCAGGAGACCAAGGACAACAACTCCAAACTACAGCAGAAGATCTCAGCCCAGCAGAACTCGGAGCAAGTCATTGCAGAGCTCAAAACCCAGCTGGGACAGAGCAGAGAGGCCATTGACTCCCTGGAAAAGCAACTGAAGTCATACCAGGGCTCATCAATGCAGGAGGTGCTGGAACTGCAGAGAGACGAAATAGCTGGTCTGAGGAGAAGGTTATGTGATTCCCAGAACTCCTGTGTGCAGTTGAACCAATGGCTTGGGGATCTAAGTGGAGTTCTTGAGGGGCTGAGAGATGGGGAGGGACAGTATGCCAGCATCAAGCAGAAAGTCCAGCAGACCAGAAAAGTGGCCAAGTCACTGTCTCACATCCTAG ATTCTGACAGTGATGATTCTGGAAATGAAGGTTGTCCTCCCCAGAGCAATCACTCACCTGTGAAGTCACCCAAGAAAGAAGCAAAAAG GCTTGCAGAAGAATTGGAGTCCAAGGAAGCAGAAATCAAATCATTGAAGGAAGAACTAGAAGAGAAGAAATCCTTCATCGGTCGACTTAACACCAACCTACTGGTCGCCCAGAGACAGTTGTTAATCTGGCAGGATTGTGGAAAGGGTTCATCCACGTCAGGCACCAGTGCTGCTGACGGAAACGTCTTTGAGAGTGGTCGGCAAGGGCCCAGGGAGGGATTCCTGAGAGACAGCCTGTCCCCCTCCTCCCAGACCTCCAACAGACTGGCAGGGGAGCAGGACACATCCATAGAGAAAGTCAGGCACGGCAGTGGTATGACTCAGAGTTCCCGAAGGTCCTCTGAAGACATCGAAGTGCAGGACACCACGGTGACTTCGACTCATACGCAGGGGTCTGTGCATTCCCGGAGAGACCGTATCCGAGACATGGATAAAGTGGATTCAGGAAGGAAGGATAATGTTCCTTACGGGATGTTTGGTTTTTGTTCGGATGAGCGTTTATATGGTAATGCAAGGTTTGCCGATAGAGACATGTTTGAGCAAAGTCTTTCTATGAATGGACATGGTGAAATGTCGTTCTTAGAAAATAAAGACTTCTACGAGGATGTCAGTAAATTCAGTGAGCTGGACGACACTCGTGTGACACAGCGTTCAAGTTTCATGAACAGGAGTGCGGCTGTTCAAACAGAAGAGGTTCATCAACTGAAATCCCGCCTAAATGTGATGGAGGACTTGAATAAGACTCTGAAGGATGAACTTGAGGCTTATGAAAATTTGTGTTCGTCAGTGGGGATAAAGAGTTCCCCGAGGAAGTCTCCTCGAAAATCGACAGATGACAGTGATCTGTTGAGAGAACATCTGTCAGAAATCCGGGCTCTGAGGATCAAGCTGGAGAAATCGCTCAAAGACAGCGAGAAGCTGAGCCAGAAACTACAGCAGGACATGGAGGAGTCCCATACATCAA ATAACACCactaatgtttacatgtacaccCAACACCAAGCACACATCAACGAACTTCAGAGAGCCATCGACAAACTAAAGGCTCAGTTACGAGAGAAGGAAAACTGCATCACAGAGAAAATCACCATCATCCGAGAAAAAGAAAGGATCATCCACGATTCCAAAACAGTCATCACGGGAAAAGACGAGAAAATCAACGAAATCCTGAAGGAGAAGGAGGAGCTGAAGCTGTCCAATCAGCAGACGTTGGTGGTACAGCAGAGGCGGATCGAGAAGCAGGATGAGACGATGCGACAGCTGAGGGACAAGCTGGAGCTGCAGGTGGAGAGTCTGCATCAACAGGAGTCCAAGCTGAAGGAGCAGTACGAGGTCATCCAGAAACAGGAGCTACAGCTCACTCAG GTACAGGATAAATTATCTGTGAAAGAGTCAACACTGGAAAAGCAGTATGAGCTTCTACATCAGCAGGACCTCCAGATAGACAAGCAGCGAGAGCTGATCAACCAGAAAGACCAGACTTACCGCTCGCTGGAGGAGGAGCTAGAGAGCACCACCGCCAAACTTCAGCAGCTACAGAGGGTTGCCACCACCACCACAGATGAGGAGTCAGCAGAGCAATGGAGGAAGGAGGCCCAGGGCCTGAGAGAGCAGATGGAGAGGCTGGAGAAAACAGTCAGCTCCCAGAACAAGAAGATGAGGCAGCAAGAGCAATGGCTGACCGAGAAGGACAAGACCAACTACAAGCTGCAGCAGATCCGAGACCGGCTGGACGACAATCTGAAGAAATCAGCTAAGGAGATCAAAAG ATTGAAGGAGGAGATGAGAACATTGAGAGATCAAGTCCAGGAAAACAAAGATTTGAATAAGACCCTTAAACTAGAATTGAGTGTGTATGAAAAGCTGGAGAACACAGAAAATCAAG GCTGGAGCAATGGAGATGGGAAAAGCGGTGGCTTTGACATGAGGGAATTCCTGACGGAGATCCGCCATCTTAGAAGTCAGCTGGAGAGGTGTATAGACACGAACAACGAGCTGAGGAAGAAGCTGGAGGAACACCTGGTGGCCAAGAACCAGCGACAGAGAGTTTCCATGACCAACGTGTACTACGCCAAGGACCCAAGCCCCGTCACCTCACAGG gtacagatgcacctgacggACTGCCGAGTACGGAGCAGATGTCAGGTGGATTCAAAGTCCGCCATGAATCAGTGGAAATCATGAGGGGCACTGCTGATCACGACTCTATGAACAGCGTGTCCCAGGATTCCTGTATCAGTGACTGTGCTTCAG GTACTTCATCAAATTTTGGGAAACCTGGATTCGGAATTTCCACCTGGCCGCTGACGGCTGATAACCCCTTGCAGGCCATGAAGAGTAAGTCCAGTCCTGGTGGAACACTTGACAGGGTCGACCTGAGTGTGATGTCCACCAAACTCCACCACTCTGATGGAAACCTCTCCTACCATGTTGACGACCCACCATGTCTTGTGGCTG AAATGACTTCTCATCGGGTGGATTCAGATCTGCGGACTTTGTTTGCCATCGGAAAACTGGACGATTATGAGAAGCTGAAGAAGGAGTGTGGGGAGACTTCTGTCGTACTGAAAGGGATGGAGGCACGCATTCAGGAACGACTGAAGATATTCCGAAACATGTCCCCAAGAGAG